The Streptomyces sp. NBC_00569 genomic sequence CTCGCGACCGGCGGGGACAGCGTCGTACGGCCCTCGGCGGCGGCCTGGATCGCGGCGAACAGCTCCTCGGGACGCTCCGCCTTGAGGAGGTACCCCGTGGCGCCCGCCTCGATGGCCCGGGTGATGTCGGCGTCCGTGTCGTACGTGGTCAGGACCAGGACATGCGGGTGCGGGCCCGCCTCGGGCGGCGCGGTCGTGATGCGGCGCGTCGCTTCCACGCCGTCGATGCCCTCGCCCAGCTGGAGGTCCATGAGGACGACGTCCGGCGTCAGTTTCGCGGCGAGCGCCACCGCCTCGTCGCCCGTGCCGGCCTCGCCCAC encodes the following:
- a CDS encoding response regulator — protein: MSEPVRLLVCDDHVVVRAGLLALLGSAPGIEVVGEAGTGDEAVALAAKLTPDVVLMDLQLGEGIDGVEATRRITTAPPEAGPHPHVLVLTTYDTDADITRAIEAGATGYLLKAERPEELFAAIQAAAEGRTTLSPPVASRVMARMRSPRPSLTDRERDILGQLAQGLGNRDIARALFISEATVKTHLGRIYDKLGVDTRAGAVAVAKEQRLLG